The Estrella lausannensis genomic sequence TTTTTGACGTCTACTTCCCCGTTCGACTCTTTAGCGAGGTGCTGTGACTTCTCCGTGATGCGCTTTTGGGCGTTCGAAGAGGTGATGGAGTAGGGAACCTCAAAGTTGTAGGATTTGGCGATGAGGTTGCCAAGGGCCTCGCGTCGCTTTTCGCGCGCCACTTCCTGGTGCTGCTTCTCCAGGTTTTCTTTGACCTTCTGATAGAGTTCATCTTTGCTCTTCAGGCCCACTTTTGCTGCGAGCTGGTCGTCGATAGGAGGCAGGACGCTGGCTTTAATCGCCTTGACAGTGACCTTGCAGCGTGTCGATTTAAAGTCGTGATTGACAACACCCTCTTCGAGGCGGCTGACAGCTTCTCTTGACTCAAGGGGAGACTGGCCGATCAGCAGGTCGTGCAGCCAAGTGCCGATTTTGCCTTTTGTCACTTCGATGCGGAAGTCTTGGCATATGAATTTTCCCAGATTGTCGAGATCTTCAATGTCCACATCGATGAAGTCGCCTTCCTGGACGCCACGTCCTTCTACGCTATGCCAGTCAGCGTTTTGGTAGCGGATGTCTTCCACGATTTGCTGGATTTTCGTTTCCGTGACAGGCTCCGGCTCGATGGCTTCGAGTTGCAACTCTTTCATGTCGACTGTGGGGATTTCAGGCATCGATTCGAAGAAGACATTAACCTCTGTGCCCTTTTCTTTTGAGATGGACACGATCTTGACATCCTGGACGCTGTCTTTCCTGAAGGGGTGCAGGTTGGTCAGGCGCATTGCCTGCACAAAGCTTTCCTGGACGACGATGTCTTTCCATTCCTTCTCCACCTG encodes the following:
- the tig gene encoding trigger factor; the encoded protein is MSQQLFESTDYKVNVTREPGCQVSFNIHVSPKATHDFLRQAIKVVNKEVSLPGFRKGKAPEKLIVDHFGKQVEKEWKDIVVQESFVQAMRLTNLHPFRKDSVQDVKIVSISKEKGTEVNVFFESMPEIPTVDMKELQLEAIEPEPVTETKIQQIVEDIRYQNADWHSVEGRGVQEGDFIDVDIEDLDNLGKFICQDFRIEVTKGKIGTWLHDLLIGQSPLESREAVSRLEEGVVNHDFKSTRCKVTVKAIKASVLPPIDDQLAAKVGLKSKDELYQKVKENLEKQHQEVAREKRREALGNLIAKSYNFEVPYSITSSNAQKRITEKSQHLAKESNGEVDVKKLDEIEAETRKEVELLARWQFIAQKIAKEKHVHVSKQEVLTELILQGYIDPATGSSKARMDESPEDVMSNVYSMLMIKKVADLLLQDAESR